A window of Nonomuraea angiospora genomic DNA:
GCGGGGATGCCTCCCGTCAGCGGGTCCGGGCCTTCGCGGTCAGTTTCCTGTTCGCCTTCTTGATGGCGTTCACCAGCTCCTGCTTGGTCATCTTCGACCGGCCGGCCACGTCCAGCTTGGCGGCCAGCTTCTGCAGGTGCTCCTTGGTGGCGTTGGCGTTGACGCCCTCGGCCGTCTTGGCGGCCGTCTTGGTGGTCCGGGACATCGCGGCCTTGGCCGTCCGGGTCACCGCGGCCTTCCCGGCCCGGGCCATCTCGGTGGCCTTTCCGGGCCGGGTCATCGCCGCCCTCTCGTCGGAAGGCCCCTTCTTCTCCTTCGGCTCCCAGTGGTCGCCGACCTTCTCGAAAGAGTGCTTCAGTGCGGCGAACGCGGTCATGTGGGCGCGCCGGCCCTCGCCGTACTCCTTCACGGCGTTGTCGTGCGCCTTGATCCACGTGTTCTGTGCCTTCTTCGGCGAACGTTTGATGGTCGACGGCAGCTCTTCAACAGCTGGCATGTCGATTCACCTCCTACAGCGGTGGTTCGTCGTAGCGGCGGCGCTCCTCGT
This region includes:
- a CDS encoding ChaB family protein, whose translation is MPAVEELPSTIKRSPKKAQNTWIKAHDNAVKEYGEGRRAHMTAFAALKHSFEKVGDHWEPKEKKGPSDERAAMTRPGKATEMARAGKAAVTRTAKAAMSRTTKTAAKTAEGVNANATKEHLQKLAAKLDVAGRSKMTKQELVNAIKKANRKLTAKARTR